A stretch of DNA from Lotus japonicus ecotype B-129 chromosome 4, LjGifu_v1.2:
ATTTACttatatgtattttattttttcaaaaaatttcctAGAAGCTTGAGGGAGCCATGACCCCCTATGTCTTGAAATAGTTCCACCTATATTCCAACCTAAGGTCGGGGGCACATGACTTCCATATGAAAAACCATTTTACAAAGTAGGTCCAAATTATAATTGTAGAGGTTAATTTTCGAATCCCGGTCATATAAAGTACACAAACTTGACTGACTTGACTTAAAGTGTAAAAGATATTTGTCTGTTTATAATCCTCAAGATATGAATGTAGATAATATCAAACCTTCTTCATGTCAGATCCGAGtcattaattttaattccaacGTTCCAAAAAAAACCACAGCGTAAACTGCGCCTTGTAATCTGAACGCAAcgttcaaatttcaaaatatttgatAGGGGGCACACAACTTCCATATTGGAAGTATTTTACGAAGTAGGTCAAAATTGTAGAGCACAATTATCGAATTCAGTGTCATATACCGTACATAAACTTGATTGGCTTGACTTAAAGTGTAAATGATATTTGTCTGTTTATAATCCTCGAGATATGGATGTGGATAATATCAAACCTTCTTCATGTCAGATCCGAGTAACAAATTTTGTTTCCTATGTTTCAGAAAAACCATGACGTAAATTGCGCCTCGTAGTTTGAACGCAAcgttcaaattttaaaatattttagattgtttaatatataaaattaaaagctCAAATTTGATGAAGAGGACATAAATTGGAATAATATTCATATTTCAATAGCTTTTCGTAATAGCCCAACTATTTTGAATGGAAAACACTTATTGATCAATCTTGTACCACATAAATCGTTAATTATATGTTAATTAGTCTCACAGCTATCGACAATAAGATATGAGCTTTTGACTTTCACCCTTATAGATTGATATAttgatgattttcatttttttagaaGTATACCACTTTAATGATaaaagaataagaaaaaaaaaagaaaaggtagGGTGAGTAGAGACAAGGGTGGTAGAGAGAGTCTATAAAAGACCAATGTTGGGGTGTTCATAAGTTCACTGATGCAAAGCTGGAGTCTCCCTACAGCTACACATCACATCATCAACTCATGTTCTCTCTCTTACTCCTTCACTTCACTTTCAATTTCTGTTCctttcatcatcttccttcCAACTTCTAAAACCAATTAAAACACTCTTGTTTCAAACTCCATtgttcctcttctctctctcacaATGGAAACAGAGAAAGCCAACTCCATTCAAACCTACAATCTCCTCTCCGCCATCCCCAAAACCTTCCGCATTCTGGAAATCATCGTCGCCGTTATGCTCCTCTCCTGGACCCTCACGCGCCTCCCCTCCGCCCTCACCGTCTCCGCCGGTTTCCTCAGCTGCCTCGCCGCTAGCCCTCTCTTCATCTTCGCCGTCTCCAACGCCATCATCGCCGCTTTAATCGCCCAATCCGGCCGCTTCTCCGCCCAAACCGCCGCAGATGACGCCGCCGCCGGACTCCACCGCGAGTTCCTCAACAGCCGCAACTCCGTCCCTGATCCTCCCTCTCCCGCCGACGCTCCGGAGTGCCAGGACAAGGAGGTCATCATCTCCGAGACGGTACCGGATACAAACGCCGGAGTGGGTTCCGATGTTGTTAGTTACCGGCGGAGCGAATCCAAGGAGGAGGTTATCACCGAGACGGTTCAGGATAGTGCGGTTGCGGACGCCGGAGTTGGTTCTGATGTGGTGAGTTACCGGCGGAGCCAGTCGGAGAAGTGGAAAAGAGCGGCGCGACGGAAAGAGCTCCGGCGATCGGAGACGGAGAAGCAGCGAGAAAACGGCGGCGATGAAATCTTGTACCCGCAGGATGAGCTGAGCAATGAGGAGTTCCAGCGCACCATAGATGCGTTCATCGCCAAGCAAATGAGGTTTCTGAGGGAAGAGTCTTCCGCCATTGTTGTTCAGAAACCATGTTAGATTTAGAAACTAAgaaaaaatattgaccaaaaattgcgctcaaaaatcaaaatccaaATGAAATTAATGTTCATATTCCCCCCTATGCTATATAAAATTGACAAATATTCTCTATAATTTATCTTTGAGTTCTTGTACTAGGCCccatttggaagagcttatttgagcttatctgatagcataagctcttatgtcagtgtttgggagagcttatgcaaacagctgatggcctaccataagctgtttcgagcttattttcataagctactcaggatagcttatgaaaaagagcttatgcttatatatagcttattttcgatttatttcaataaatattttaaaatagcttataaataagcgcttatggttataagcgcttaattaagctgtgatTCCAAACGGGGTCTACCTATGTAGTTTTTATTGTATAAACCACATAGACTTAGTCATATTCGGATGTCGATAATTCCAAATTCAAGATTTATTCATAGTTacataaatgcattaaataaaaGAGGCGATTCAAAAATGAAGCGAAAGCGAGAAATTGAGAATGTTGGCTTGAGTAATACAAACATTGGGAAGAATCCAATGCATCGAACCTAAATGTTCCTCTGCAAGGTTTGTCCACGAAGGGTGACTCAGAGCCCAAGATTAGGTCAAAAAGCATAGTCGATGGACAACAGGTGAATATCTACCCCTTGTTGGTCCCGAGGGACGACCGTCAAATAACTTCCAACTTATTTGTAAGGAATATTCTAGCGGTGTTTTTTTATCGCTATCCGGGTGTGTTGTGTAAGCATGAAATCTGAGAGCACTTTGGTACTCAGTCTAATTTGCCTTGTTGATAATTGAGTTATCTCTTTCGCAATATTAAGTTATTAATTATCTATGTAGATTTAGTTTCTTAATTGTGTCTAATGATAAATTAACCATGTGTAATTCTTCATAAGATTTTTTTGACCAAAATAAGGGTCAATGACGTGGAATAATAGAATAGAACAGAACCAACCATGAAGCTTTAGGAATATATTCCAACGTTTTTTAAATGGTTTACTTGATCAAAATAATAATACATTTGAACAAGAATTGGAATAAATGCTGATCTTATTCTACGGCTGTAGTTGGTAATAGAGGAAAATGGAAATAGTTTGCTGGTTTGATATCGGAAAAAGAAAGGGAATGGAATTGTATTCTTAATATAACGTGAATGGCTGATGCTTAATTAGTTCAAGCAGCATCCAGAAAGCATTTCAAGTGAGCTTGTTTAGATCCAGGTTTTCTCTCGGATCAGTGGATCACATGTTCAAGTTTCATAGAAAGAGGATTATAGAATGAAAAGCAATGGAGTTTGGATTCTCAATTCCTCTAGTTGGTAACTTCAAAGACCAGTCACATTTATTCAAGATAAGGTTAATGACATGCCCAATATCATGCTTCACCCAAATGTCTCTTTATCTCTCTTTATCCGAAATTCGAATGATTCAATTTATATCTATTTATCTAAAACAttcacatcaattttatatctacagaaataaaataaaatgaattggTCAAATTTACAAATAAAGATAAGTGGGAATTAACTTTATTCCATTAATATTTtctaggcttaaatatgttggaggtcccagTAATACTGAGGTTCTTTAATTTAGGCCCCTACAAATGATTttttgatcagattaggataaAAGTCATATAAATAACTTCATCCCATTATTATTTCTAAGCTTAATATTGAAGTTCTTTAATTTAGGTCCCTTCAAATTGTTATTTGAAAAATTCCGTGAAGATAAATTAATATGGTGGTTTTTTCCCCTGCCTATTACAAAAATCACACAAACCTCACCACTAGGCTGCAGGAAAGCTTGGTGTTATTTGTCCATGGTTTTGTATTTATTTAAGATATTAGACAAAACTTATGTCTCCATCTTTCGGATTGATCATCAATTTTTTCAGCATCCTAAAATGTATTTCTTTTTCTAGACTCACCGTTTTTTTAAAGTGTTCATCTTCAAAATAATCTAGAAAAATTACATAAATCTTCATCTTTTAGTGAATTGGAAGATGAAACCCAAAAATTAAACCCAGCAAAGGCAAGGAAAGAAATTCAGAGCTAGTGGAATAATGTTTGGTTCACACCTCAAAgtagaggtggaaagaggtggaggagcagagagataggaagaaaaaagagagaaaataaaagatgtgatagatgatttgattgataaaaagagagaaataaataaaaaataaaggtgGAAAAGATGTGAGGGGTGTGTATGTATCATAACTCGAGCTAGTGAGGAAGACAAAAATCGAAGATAAAGATTAAATTGATGAGTCTGG
This window harbors:
- the LOC130711846 gene encoding uncharacterized protein LOC130711846; protein product: METEKANSIQTYNLLSAIPKTFRILEIIVAVMLLSWTLTRLPSALTVSAGFLSCLAASPLFIFAVSNAIIAALIAQSGRFSAQTAADDAAAGLHREFLNSRNSVPDPPSPADAPECQDKEVIISETVPDTNAGVGSDVVSYRRSESKEEVITETVQDSAVADAGVGSDVVSYRRSQSEKWKRAARRKELRRSETEKQRENGGDEILYPQDELSNEEFQRTIDAFIAKQMRFLREESSAIVVQKPC